The nucleotide sequence TGCTCCACCAACTCGGCGGCCAGCCGGAGCGTGAGCTGACGAATCCGCGGCGAGATTTCACCCGAACGCTGCTCGAAAAAGCCGGGCGCGCCGCTGGCCGCCCAGCCGGGACGAAACTCCCTTAGCCAATGCGGTTCGACGTAGAGCGCGAGAATGAGAGTCCGCGGTCGCGCCGGGTCGTGCACGTAGGCATGCGGCGTCCAGGCATCGACCAGCACAGCGTTGGTATCCGTGAGCGGATATGCCCTGTCGCCCACCAGGAATTGCGTGTCGGCGCCTTCAACCTTGAGGAGGACGTGGCACTGCGGGTGCGCGTGACGCACCAGCGAGCGGTCCATGTCCAGGAGCGCAACCCGACCAAAGGCGCCGTGAGCAATGCGCAGAGCTGTCGACATACTGTCCTCCTCTTCACAAGCTGCTTCATTTCAGCGCAAGGCGGGCACCTCACGAGGATCGTATCGCGTGCCGCGACGCCAGCGCACGCTCACGCAATTGCGTCAGCGTGGCAGCCGGAGCAATGGCTTCTGCATCGATCTTCAGTTCCAGGAGGGCTGGCTTTCGCCGCTCGTCTGCAAAGGCCCTTGCCCGGGCAAAGGCCGCAGCAAAGCTGTCGGTTTCCAGGACCTGTTCGCCATAGCCGCCAAAGGAGCGGGCCAGCGCCACGAAATCCGGATTATCGAGCGCGGTCGCGTGAACGCGCCCCGGATATTCCTTCTCCTGGTGCATGCGGATCGATCCGTACATGCCGTTGTTGACGACAATGACAATCACGCCGAGGCCATGTCGCGACGCGGTCGCAAGCTCATTGGCGCTCATCAGAAAGCAGCCATCTCCGGCAAAGCAGACCGCGGTGCGGTCAGGGTGGACCAGTTTGGCCGTGATCGCCGCAGGGAGGCCATAGCCCATAGCTCCTGATGTGGGCGCAAGCTGCGTCCTGAAACCGCCATATCGGTGAAACTTGTGGACCCAGATCGCGTAGTTGCCCGCCCCGTTCGAGATGATCGCATCTTCCGGCAGGGCATCGCGCAAGAACAGCATCACCTTGCCGAGATCAACCGGACCCGGCATGGATCCCGGCGGCACCTGATCGGCGATGAATTCCTCGCGCGCGGCTGCGAGCCACTCGCTCCGTCGCGTTTCCGTCTCGGGTCTGTATCTTTGCGAGGGCCGTAATCCAGCCAGCGCGGCGGTAATCTCGGGCATGCCGGCGTTGATCGAAAGATCGGCCTGATAGACGCGGCCAAGCTCGTTCGGATCGGCATGGACATGCACGAAGCATTGAGCCGGGCGAGGAATTTCAAACAAGGTATAACCTAACGTCGTAGTCTCACCCAGGCGCCCACCCATGGCGATGATCAGGTCGGCGCCGCGAATGCGTTCGATCAGCTTTGTGCTTGGACCAAGGCCGGCGTGGCCGACATAATGCGAATGCCGGTTGTCAAGAATGTCCTGACGACGGAAGCCGGCGACAACCGGCAGGCTGAAGGTCTCGACGAAGCTCTTGAGGTCCGCGCAGGCTCGGGCATTCCAACCGCCGCCACCTACGATGACGAGGGGCCGCTCGGCGCCATCGATCATCTCGACCAAACGGGACAGCTGAGCGGGACCGGGATGGGCGGCAGCCCGCACGTAGCGACCGGCATTCGCGACCGGGGCTCGCTCTGTAAGCATGTCCTCCGGCAGCGAGACCACGACCGGCCCCGGGCGCCCGGACACCGCAACATGGAAGGCACGGCTGACCAGTTCAGGGATGCGCTCGGCGCGATCGATTTCGACGACCCATTTGGCCATGCCACCGAACATCCGGCGGAAGTCGACTTCCTGCCATGCCTCGCGTCCCAGCATGTTGCGGGCAACCTGGCCGATGAACAGGATCATCGGCGTGGAATCCTGAGACGCCGTGTGAACGCCGATTGCGGCGTGGCTTGCGCCCGGCCCTCGCGTGACAAAGCAGATTCCGGGATGCCCGGTCAGCTTACCATACGCCTCGGCCATGTGCGCGGCGCCCGCCTCATGCCGGGTCACGATGGTCCGGATCGCATCGCCCGCCCCGGCGAGCGCATCGATCGCGGCCAGAAAACTTTCCCCGGGCAGGCAGAATACCGTATCCACGCCGTGAATCTTCAGCGTATCGACGAGAATCTCGCCGCCACTGCGCTGGTTTGAAGTCATCAAGATCGGCAACTCTTCGGCTCAAAATACATGGCAGGTCGAACGGATTGGTCCTGGTGGCCATCTTTTTGTTTGAGCATGACCTTTCCGGAAAACCGGTACCCACTTTTCCGGATCATGCTCTAAGCGCCCCTCGAAGAACACGAGAGATCGCGGCCTCGGGACTGTTCTGCAGGGCCGAAGCGAGATCGACGCGCTCCTCACCCTTGACATGAATGCGCTTGAAATCGAGTTCCGGCGCGTCGACCGGCACGGTCGCATCGAGTCCCATCTTGGCGCTGATGCCATCCTTTGTGGTCGGATCGAGCTTGGACCCGAGCGCGCCCGAAACGACCAGAAGATCGCGATCGGCTTGGAAGCGCGTCGCTACCGCCCATTCGATTTCCTCGGAATCGCCGATATTGACGTCCTTGTCGACGACGACAACCTGCTTGATGTCATAGTGGGCGCCGAAGGCACACATGATGATGTTTTTCGGCTCGCCGTCGGACGTCTTGTCGATCTTGACTGCAAGATGGTAGCGGCAGGTGCCGCCGCGCGGGAGACGTACGTCGAGTACGTTCGGGAAGCTGCGCCGCAGATGCTGCAGCAGCGTCGCCTCGCGCGGCACGGCACCGAGAACGAGGTGCTCGTAGCCCCCGCCGACAATGGTGTGGTAGATCGGCCGGGCGCGGTGAGTGACGGCGTCCACTTCGATCACCTCGCGGTTTGCCCGCGGGCCATAGTATTGGGGAAACTCACCAAACGGCCCTTCCGGCTCGCGCACGCGCGGGAGAATTCGCCCTTCGATCACAATCTCCGCCTGGGCAGGCACGCGGACGGAATTGGTCTTGCACTTCACGACATCGACGGACTGACCTAGGAGCGCGCCGGCAATCCCCATCTCGTCCTCATCGAGCGCAGCAATCGCCTGCGACGCCAGCAGCAGTGCCGGATGGACCCCAATGACGATTGCGA is from Bradyrhizobium sp. AZCC 2176 and encodes:
- a CDS encoding thiamine pyrophosphate-binding protein, with amino-acid sequence MTSNQRSGGEILVDTLKIHGVDTVFCLPGESFLAAIDALAGAGDAIRTIVTRHEAGAAHMAEAYGKLTGHPGICFVTRGPGASHAAIGVHTASQDSTPMILFIGQVARNMLGREAWQEVDFRRMFGGMAKWVVEIDRAERIPELVSRAFHVAVSGRPGPVVVSLPEDMLTERAPVANAGRYVRAAAHPGPAQLSRLVEMIDGAERPLVIVGGGGWNARACADLKSFVETFSLPVVAGFRRQDILDNRHSHYVGHAGLGPSTKLIERIRGADLIIAMGGRLGETTTLGYTLFEIPRPAQCFVHVHADPNELGRVYQADLSINAGMPEITAALAGLRPSQRYRPETETRRSEWLAAAREEFIADQVPPGSMPGPVDLGKVMLFLRDALPEDAIISNGAGNYAIWVHKFHRYGGFRTQLAPTSGAMGYGLPAAITAKLVHPDRTAVCFAGDGCFLMSANELATASRHGLGVIVIVVNNGMYGSIRMHQEKEYPGRVHATALDNPDFVALARSFGGYGEQVLETDSFAAAFARARAFADERRKPALLELKIDAEAIAPAATLTQLRERALASRHAIRSS
- a CDS encoding UbiD family decarboxylase, whose translation is MQTDNLARTAAADAPKDLRSWLAHLAERGKLAVAREGVELADELAAISKRLERDRAVLFPKPGGHDIPVVANLFAARDWVAESIGVGADQLLGRFLAAARDPLPSREVSSGPVQEIVHNEVDLLRQLPIPKHNERDSGPYITAGLLIARNPRNGIQNVSIHRCQISGPNRIGVLLLPRHTLSYFRMAEEAGEALEIAIVIGVHPALLLASQAIAALDEDEMGIAGALLGQSVDVVKCKTNSVRVPAQAEIVIEGRILPRVREPEGPFGEFPQYYGPRANREVIEVDAVTHRARPIYHTIVGGGYEHLVLGAVPREATLLQHLRRSFPNVLDVRLPRGGTCRYHLAVKIDKTSDGEPKNIIMCAFGAHYDIKQVVVVDKDVNIGDSEEIEWAVATRFQADRDLLVVSGALGSKLDPTTKDGISAKMGLDATVPVDAPELDFKRIHVKGEERVDLASALQNSPEAAISRVLRGALRA